A segment of the Leptotrichia massiliensis genome:
CCATATTTGCTAAACGGTTTAATGTTCCAATTTCCGACAGTCGCCTCTCCAAAAACCTCATTTTCATGCTCCACAATTCTAAATAATAAATCTGAATCCTTTTTCGCATCTAATATTTTTATTTTGTAATTTCTTTCCATAAAAATTTTCCTTTCTATTTTATTTTTTTAGCCAATTTTACAATTTTATCAAATTATACTCGAACTTATTTAAAAATAAACTATAAAAAATTATGCAAACTCAAGGTTTGAGTAAATTATCATAGCCTCTGAGACCTGTTTTAAAGTAGTTTTACTATACTTATCAATTTGCAAAAACAAACATTATTTTAAAATATATATTTCTTATTTTTTAATTTATCAATAATTTACTTTATACAGATATAATCCTTCCGAAGCTGCCAAAATTTTCTTATCATCAGCATTAGGATTCTCTAACCTTTTTTTTATATAATCTTCTTCTACATTCCCAAAATAAACCGCAAGTGCTGAACCAATCATAATTCTAACCATCGTTTTCAAAAATCCATTTCCACAAATCTCGACATTTAACTGCTTTTTACCATTTTTTGCATCATAATAGCATTTTATATAGACAATTTCTCTCACAGGGTTCCTATAAGCCTTGTCCTTTTTCATAAAGCTACTAAAATCATATTTTCCAACAAAATCATTCATTATTTCCTGAAATTTTTCCACATTTACACTTGTCTTCAATCCAGTCATATAATTTGCTTCAAACGGCGTAATATCTTCCTCATTCCTCATAATATAGAGATAAGTCCTATTTTTTGCATCAAATCGTGCATTAAAATCTTTTTCAACTTCCTCAACTTCCAAGACCTTAACTTCTCCCTTTAGACATTTATTAATTTGTCTTTTTATCGCTTCTATCGGGATATTTTCATCAATAATAAAATTAGAAACCTGCTCCATAGCATGAACTCCTTTATCAGTTCTTCCTGATGAAATCATATTTATTTTTTGATTAAAAGTTTTAAAAATAGCTTTCTCAATTTCGCCTTGTACAGTTTTCATTTTTTTTTGTCGCTGAAATCCGCAAAATTTACTTCCATCATACTGATAAATCATTTTTAAATTTCTTTTTCCCATTTTTTCCTCTTTTTTCTTTCTTTAAAAACTTATATTATTTTTGAATTTATATTTTATGATTTAATTATAAAAAAAAGAGCAATTTCTGCTCTTATATGTATCGGTAATTTTAAGTTTCAAATGGTGCGAAAGGTGGGACTCGAACCCACATGTCGAAGACGCTAGATCCTAAGTCTAGTGCGTATACCAATTTCGCCACTCTCGCAAATTTACTATTTAATTTTTAAATGGTGAGCCATACTGGGATCGAACCAGTGACACCTTGATTAAAAGTCAAGTGCTCTACCGACTGAGCTAATGGCTCATAATTAATGGGGTGACCGACGGGACTTGAACCCGCGACAACCAGTGCCACAAACTGGCGCTCTACCAACTGAACTACGGTCACCATATATCTATAAAAAATTTACTCTTATAAATAAAATGGAGCGGGAGACGAGGGTCGAACTCGCGACATTCAGCTTGGAAGGCTGACGCTCTACCAACTGAGCTACTCCCGCAAAATTTATAAAATGGTCGGTGTAGTAGGATTTGAACCTACGACCCCCTGCTCCCAAGGCAGGTGCGCTACCGAGCTGCGCTATACACCGTTCTAAAGAATAATTTTGATTCCTCAAATACTCTCAGACAAGAAATATAATATCATAAATGAAAATAAATGTCAACTCTTTTTTTCAAATATTTTCAATTTTTCTTCAATTTTCTTTATAAATCTCATTTTTTGTTTTATTTTATCCATATTTTTAATTGAAATAAGGGTATATTAGACATACCCTTATTGTAAGTTTATTATTTTTTTATTAATGTTACACTAACTTCAGAATCTTCCAAAGCACTTCCATTAATAAAGTTTATTCCGTCAAAATGTAAAATATCTCCTGGTACTAAAATATGTTTTTCAGTTTCATTCAAAAACATTTCCATTTTCCCTTTCAAAACTGTGAAAATAATTTCCTCATCTTCATGGTTGTGCTTAGCAATTTCTTCATCTTTTTTCAAAATTTTCTTTACCAATTTAAAATTTCCCTTGTTGAATAGCAATCCTGCTTCATTTTTTACATTTCCAAACATCTTTATCTCCTTAATAATTTATTTTTATTTTCCTTTTTTTGTTTTATATAAATCTTCTAACAATTCATCATTATTCTTGTATTTCTTTATTAGTTCAATTAAGTTTCTCATCCCTTCAACTTCTGACATTTCACTTAGTTCTCTTCGCAACTTCCAGATTTTTTCCAGATTTTCTCTTGGAATTAATAATTCTTCACGTCTTGTGCCACTCTTTAATGCATCAATTGCTGGAAATATTCTTAACTGTTCAAGTGTTCGGCTTAAAATAATTTCCATATTTCCTGTCCCTTTAAATTCTTCAAAAATTACTTCATCCATTCTGCTTCCAGTTTCAACAAGTGCAGTTGCAATAATCGTAAGGCTTCCACCATTTTTTATATTTCTTGCGGCACCTAAAAATCTTTTTGGATAATAAAGGGCATTCGGATCAATTCCTCCTGAAATCAATTTTCCACTTGATGGGATTGTTATGTTATACGAACGTGCCAATCTTGTTAAACTGTCCATTAAAATTAAAATGTCCTTTCCACGTTCCACTTGCCTTTTTGCCATTCGAAGCACATTTTCTGTAACTTCTGTATGTACTCTTGGATCTTCATCAAAAGTTGCGGCATACACTTCCGCCTCCTTCACATTTTCCTTAATATCTGTAACTTCTTCCGGCCTTTCATCAATTAGTAAAATCCACACATCAATTTCTGGATTATATTTTATAATATCATTTGCAATTGTAGAAAGGAGTACAGTTTTCCCAGCTTTTGGCGGTGCAACTATAAGCCCTCTCTGACCCTTTCCAATTGGTGAAATTAAGTCAATAATTCTTGAAGAAATTTCTCCGCTTCCCAAATTTAACTTCTCATCTGGATATGATGGCACTAAATCGTCAAAATATGGACGTTCGAGTGATTTTTCAGGCAAATCTCCATTTACTAGCAATACTTTTAAAATTCCATAATTCTTCTCTGTACCAATTGGTATTCTTAATTCTCCAAATACAATATCTTCATTTCTTAGGAAAAATCTTTTTATTTGTGACATTGAAACATAAACATCAGGACCAATTGAAGTATTTCTCAAAAATCCATAATTTCCATCTCCAATTACATCCAGCTTCCCAAATCCATAAGTTTTTCCTCTTTCTTCTCCTTTTTTAATCAAAATAGCATTTATAAGTTCAAGTTTTGACATTCCTGAAAAATTTTCAATTTTATATTCTTTTGCCATTTTCTTTAACTTAGTCACATTTTGTGAAAGAATATCCTTTATCATTTCCTCTTCAAGATTCAAATTTTCTGAACTATTTTTTTTCTCTGTTTCTTCTTCTTTTTCAATTTGTTTTTTTTCTTCTAAATTTTCGCTAAGTTCTGAAATCTCCTTTGTTTCCGACGCTTTCGGACGTCCTCTTTTCTTTTTTACAGGTTCAATCTGCTCTTGCTGATTTTTTCCCATCTCGACTTCTCTCTCTGTCTCTTTTTTCTTCATTTACTCCTCCACCAACTCTCCATATAATGTCCATGTTTTTGCATCATAAATTCTTGTATTCACAAATTTCCCTTTCAAATCCTTTCTATCGCTCTTAAATAAAACTATTTTATGCGTAGAACTTCTTCCTGTCAACATTTCAGGATTTTTTCTGCTCGGTCCTTCCACAAGCACTTTAACAATTTTTCCAAGATATTTCTGGCTTTCTTCTTTTGCCTTCATATTCTGTAATCTCATAAGCTGCTGCAGTCTCTCATTTTTTATTTGCTCATCGACTTGTTTGCCCATAGTAGCCGCAGGAGTCCCTGTTCTCTTTGAATACATGAACATAAACGCATTTTCAAATCCAACTTCATTCACAACATCCATCGTGTCTTGAAAATCTTCATCTGTTTCCCCTGGAAAACCTACGATAATATCTGTTGTAAGCCCAATATCAGGTACTTTCTCCTTAATTTTTTTAGCAAGTGCAATAAATTCCTCTTTTGTGTATCCTCTGTTCATTGCATCCAAAATTTTTGTAGAACCGGATTGCAGCGGCAGATGCAGCATTCTTGCTATTTTCGGGTTTCTTGCGATTGTATCAATTACTTCATCACTAAAGTCCTTTGGATGTGGCGACACATATTTTATCCAGAAATCTCCTTCTACATTTGCACTTTCCTCCAATAATTCTGCAAAATTATCCTGCCCATTTGCAAAATCGCTTCCATACGAATTTACATTCTGTCCTAAAAATAATATCTCTTTGTATCCTTTTTTTGTATATTGTTCAACATCACTAACTATTTCGTTAAGCGGTACAGAACGCTCCATTCCACGTACATAAGGAACTATACAAAATGTACAATAATTATTGCATCCATAAGTTATGGAAATTGAAGCTACGATATCATCCCCAAAGTCAGCATCAACCCTTGTCGGCAATTCATCCTCATCATCCACCATAACAATATGTGTTTCTTCCCCAGATTCAATTCTTTCTAAAATATCAGGAATTCTTCCTATATTCTGATTTCCAAGTACCAAGTCCACATAAGGAGTCTTTTTAATAAATTCATCCCTTACTTCCTGAGCAAGGCATCCTGTAACACCAATAATCATTTTCCCATCTTTTTCTTCCTTTATTCTTTTCAAATCCCCAAGTTTTCCATACACCTTAACAGCCGCCCCTTCTCTTACTGTACAAGTATTCAAAAATACCAAATCCGTATTTTCAATATCTTCTGTCATATGGTACCCCATTGTTTGTAACATTTGTTTCATTTTTGCACTTTCATTTACATTCATCTGACAACCATAAGTTATTATTGTTGCTCTCTTTTCCACTTTTTCCCTCCAAATTTTGTTCTATTTCTTAAAAGTCTATGATTTTTTCCTGAACAGTTTTTGAATTGCTTAAATATGATAAATTTTTACCACTTAAATAGCTCTAACTATCCAAGTATAAATCTTTATTTTCAAGTTTGTTTTTTCTTGCCCTAATGGTATCATTTTTATTTTAGAATTTCAAGAAATTTTTATTCTTTTTTTTAATTAATAATTTTTATTTCTTAACACTTAATTTAAAAAAATAATACCAAATATCATTTCTCCTATTTCACAATAACAGTCACTTTATTATCACTTACTTTATTCTAAAATAAAAAACACTCTAGGAGTGTAGAGTGCAATTTATTATGAAAAAATTTAATTTATTATTGGTGCCCGAGGCCGGAGTCGAACCGGCACGATATAAAATCGACGGATTTTGAGTCCGTTGCGTCTACCAATTTCACCACTCGGGCATATTTTATAAATTACCTACTTAGTATAATATATTTTTTAAATTTTGTCAACTAATTTTAAAATTTTTTTTGATATTTTTTACAAAGTTTATAGTATACTTAAAATCGAATTCAAAAGCTATGACTATTTTACTCAAATCCTAAATTTATATAATTTTTAATAGTTCTATTTTAAATGGGTTTGAGTATATATTTAGATCTTTATAAAATCAAATTAATATAACTGAAATTCATTTATTCTAATCATAGCTTTAAACTTTATTCTCGATTATTTTTACTATAAACTAAATTTATTATTTACATCCTCTTTTTCCTAATTCTTCTTCTCAGATTTTTAACTTTATTTGAATTTTGGTTCATTTTACTACCATCTGGATTCACCTTTTCTTCAGTAAATACACTTGCATCTCTAAAAGCAGCATCATATCCTTTTGTTTCAAACCATTCTGTTTTAGCTGCTTCAGTTTGAGCATTTATTTCTTGTTTTGTCATTTGATCTCCATTTTTTATCTCAAAATACATTTCTGGATCTACCCTATTTACAAGACCTTTTCCACGCATTTCAAAGGCTATTTCAAAATGTAGATGTGGAGCACGTGTTCCGCTTGCATTTCCTGTTACCCCTGATTTAGCTATCACTTGTCCAGCCTTTACAATATCTCCAACTTTTACATTTACTTCGCTTAAATGGCAATATCTAATGTACTTTATCTGCATTGTGTTTGGATCATAGTTGCTGCTATAGTCCATTTCCCTTGCACTTAATTTTGGCTGATAGTTTTTTCTTTTTATTTTCTCTAATTCTTTTGGATCAACTTCTAAATAGAAATTCAATCCATAACCTGTTTTATCAACATACATATCCACAATTTTACCATCCAGCACAGCATAAACATCTGTTCCTGGCAATGCAAAAATATCAATTCCTTGATGTCCTCTCGCTCCATTACTTCTAGTTAGCCCAAATTTAGCCCAGTCAGGATAAACTTCCCCACGAAAATTGTAATACGTAACTTGCGGATTTTTTATCGGATCGATTCTAAAAATCTTATCTTCTTCATCTCCATTCACACCATTATTTCCAGAATCAATATTTTTCCTAATAAACATCATTCCAACAATTATAATTCCTAAAATTAATAAAGTTATTACACCTATAATTATCCCTGTTTTCCTGCCAGATTTTGAATTTTCCTTTTCTACTTTTTCTTCTTTTTTTTCATCCAAAACCTCATCTACATTTTTATTTTCATTTTCCATAATAATCAATTTGCTAAATTTGAATAGCCTCTCCTTCTTTTATTTATTTTTTTCTTCATCCAGAATGTATTCTTCAATATAAAAATTAGAAATATGTGAAGAAAATCCTTCTATTTTCTGATATTCCTTTATTTTTTTCCTAGCCTCTAATTTTGATAAACATACTGATAAAATTCGATGTTTTTCCTTTGCTTTATCTTTACCAATATAATAAAAATGAGAAAGTACGTATAATTTTTGGTTTTTGGAATTGTCAATTTCTACATCATCTTCTCCATAATAAGTAACATAACCACCTTCCCATCCAGCATATTTATCCAAATGACATTTTTCTAGCCAGAACCCATCCAAATGTGAACAAAATCCTTTAATTTTTTTATATTTTTCCAGTGCCTTCAATCCTTCTTCCCTTGTATAATAGGCACCTAAAAACCTTGCTTCCTCATTCCACTTATACTTATCATAGACATCTCCATAATCATATCCATGTGATAAAATCCATATTTTCATAGTTTCTCCTAATTATTTAAGGCTTTTAGATTTAAACCCTTTTGTGTAGTAATCTTTCCCAATTATCATGGTTCTAATTTTAAATCCTTCAGGACAATCCATAAAACCTTTCATTTCTTTCCATTTATCAACAATTTCCAATGCCTTTTCCTTTGTTGAAAAAAATCCTATTAATTTATCATCATCCTTTTCATCTCTATGATACAGCATGTACACTTTTTTTATCTTTTGTTTTTCAGATTTCATAATTTATTCTCCCTTTTACAAAATCAATAAACTTATAAAAATCAACACATTAATAATTTCAAAAAACTTTATCTTCTTTCCAATTCACAAATAACCTCACTCAAAATATCATAAGCCAGCTCCATCTTACTTTTCTGACTAATTTCCACCGAAGTCCTATCTTTTCTAATAATCTCAATCACATTTTCATCGCTGCCCATTACAGACGCATTATTTGCCACTATAATATCCAAATTTTTCTTTTCCAGCTTTTTCAAGGCATTTTCCTTTATATTGTTAGTTTCTGCCGCAAATCCAACTAATAGCTGTTTTTCTTTTTTCCTGCTCATCTCTAGCAAAATATCAGGATTTCTAACCAATTCTATAACAAAATCTGAATCAGATTTCTTTATTTTTTCGTTTTTGTACTCCTTTGGTCTGTAATCAGCAACTGCGGCACAAGCTATGAAAATATCAGTATCTTTAAAATATTCATCCACTTTCTCATACATTTCCAACGCTGATTCCACAGAAATAAAATTTTTAAGCCCATTTGGAATTTTCAAGTCCGTAGGCCCGCTAATTAAAGTTACTTCTGCTCCCAAATCAGCCGCCGCCTGAGCAAGTGAATATCCCATTTTCCCGCTTGAATTATTTGACAAATATCTGATTGGATCAATATTTTCCTTTGTTCTTCCACTTGTTATAAGAATTTTTTTGCCTTTTAACGCAGTATCAAAATTTTCTATTTTTGAAAAAATACTGTATCTTTCTATTTCTTCGACAATATCTTCTGGATCGCTCATTCTACCCTTCGCACTGTAATTGCAGGCAAGCAAGCCTTCTTCTGCATCAATAAACCTATATCCAAAGGATTTCAGCTTATCAATATTTTCTTTTAAAATGGGATTTTCATACATATTCACATTCATTGCCAAGGTAAAAAATACTGGCTTTCTTATCGAAACAGCGGAAAGGATTGTCGTAAGCATATCATCTGCAATCCCATTTGCAACTTTTCCAATTATATTATAAGTCGCAGGTGCAATCAAAACCATATCTGCCCAATCCGCAAGTGAAATATGTTCCACCTCATAGTGTGGATTACCGTCCCACATATCCACATAAATCCTATTTCTTGATAAAGTTTCAAGAGTCAAAGGGCCAATGATTTTTGTAGCATTTTCAGTCATCACAACTTTCACATTATATCCTTTCTTTTTCAAAAGCGATACAATTCCAGCCGATTTATATGCTGCAATTCCCCCTGTAACTCCTAC
Coding sequences within it:
- a CDS encoding M23 family metallopeptidase; the encoded protein is MENENKNVDEVLDEKKEEKVEKENSKSGRKTGIIIGVITLLILGIIIVGMMFIRKNIDSGNNGVNGDEEDKIFRIDPIKNPQVTYYNFRGEVYPDWAKFGLTRSNGARGHQGIDIFALPGTDVYAVLDGKIVDMYVDKTGYGLNFYLEVDPKELEKIKRKNYQPKLSAREMDYSSNYDPNTMQIKYIRYCHLSEVNVKVGDIVKAGQVIAKSGVTGNASGTRAPHLHFEIAFEMRGKGLVNRVDPEMYFEIKNGDQMTKQEINAQTEAAKTEWFETKGYDAAFRDASVFTEEKVNPDGSKMNQNSNKVKNLRRRIRKKRM
- the truA gene encoding tRNA pseudouridine(38-40) synthase TruA, with the translated sequence MGKRNLKMIYQYDGSKFCGFQRQKKMKTVQGEIEKAIFKTFNQKINMISSGRTDKGVHAMEQVSNFIIDENIPIEAIKRQINKCLKGEVKVLEVEEVEKDFNARFDAKNRTYLYIMRNEEDITPFEANYMTGLKTSVNVEKFQEIMNDFVGKYDFSSFMKKDKAYRNPVREIVYIKCYYDAKNGKKQLNVEICGNGFLKTMVRIMIGSALAVYFGNVEEDYIKKRLENPNADDKKILAASEGLYLYKVNY
- a CDS encoding DUF7336 domain-containing protein; this encodes MKSEKQKIKKVYMLYHRDEKDDDKLIGFFSTKEKALEIVDKWKEMKGFMDCPEGFKIRTMIIGKDYYTKGFKSKSLK
- a CDS encoding cupin domain-containing protein yields the protein MFGNVKNEAGLLFNKGNFKLVKKILKKDEEIAKHNHEDEEIIFTVLKGKMEMFLNETEKHILVPGDILHFDGINFINGSALEDSEVSVTLIKK
- the coaBC gene encoding bifunctional phosphopantothenoylcysteine decarboxylase/phosphopantothenate--cysteine ligase CoaBC, yielding MKNILVGVTGGIAAYKSAGIVSLLKKKGYNVKVVMTENATKIIGPLTLETLSRNRIYVDMWDGNPHYEVEHISLADWADMVLIAPATYNIIGKVANGIADDMLTTILSAVSIRKPVFFTLAMNVNMYENPILKENIDKLKSFGYRFIDAEEGLLACNYSAKGRMSDPEDIVEEIERYSIFSKIENFDTALKGKKILITSGRTKENIDPIRYLSNNSSGKMGYSLAQAAADLGAEVTLISGPTDLKIPNGLKNFISVESALEMYEKVDEYFKDTDIFIACAAVADYRPKEYKNEKIKKSDSDFVIELVRNPDILLEMSRKKEKQLLVGFAAETNNIKENALKKLEKKNLDIIVANNASVMGSDENVIEIIRKDRTSVEISQKSKMELAYDILSEVICELERR
- the miaB gene encoding tRNA (N6-isopentenyl adenosine(37)-C2)-methylthiotransferase MiaB, encoding MEKRATIITYGCQMNVNESAKMKQMLQTMGYHMTEDIENTDLVFLNTCTVREGAAVKVYGKLGDLKRIKEEKDGKMIIGVTGCLAQEVRDEFIKKTPYVDLVLGNQNIGRIPDILERIESGEETHIVMVDDEDELPTRVDADFGDDIVASISITYGCNNYCTFCIVPYVRGMERSVPLNEIVSDVEQYTKKGYKEILFLGQNVNSYGSDFANGQDNFAELLEESANVEGDFWIKYVSPHPKDFSDEVIDTIARNPKIARMLHLPLQSGSTKILDAMNRGYTKEEFIALAKKIKEKVPDIGLTTDIIVGFPGETDEDFQDTMDVVNEVGFENAFMFMYSKRTGTPAATMGKQVDEQIKNERLQQLMRLQNMKAKEESQKYLGKIVKVLVEGPSRKNPEMLTGRSSTHKIVLFKSDRKDLKGKFVNTRIYDAKTWTLYGELVEE
- the rho gene encoding transcription termination factor Rho translates to MIKDILSQNVTKLKKMAKEYKIENFSGMSKLELINAILIKKGEERGKTYGFGKLDVIGDGNYGFLRNTSIGPDVYVSMSQIKRFFLRNEDIVFGELRIPIGTEKNYGILKVLLVNGDLPEKSLERPYFDDLVPSYPDEKLNLGSGEISSRIIDLISPIGKGQRGLIVAPPKAGKTVLLSTIANDIIKYNPEIDVWILLIDERPEEVTDIKENVKEAEVYAATFDEDPRVHTEVTENVLRMAKRQVERGKDILILMDSLTRLARSYNITIPSSGKLISGGIDPNALYYPKRFLGAARNIKNGGSLTIIATALVETGSRMDEVIFEEFKGTGNMEIILSRTLEQLRIFPAIDALKSGTRREELLIPRENLEKIWKLRRELSEMSEVEGMRNLIELIKKYKNNDELLEDLYKTKKGK